In Macrobrachium rosenbergii isolate ZJJX-2024 chromosome 47, ASM4041242v1, whole genome shotgun sequence, the following are encoded in one genomic region:
- the LOC136830749 gene encoding UDP-glucuronosyltransferase 3A1-like isoform X1, with protein MMRTLWHSLLVLGVAFSLFADAPGHLAQHMIDPTDEGGEEITTEEEPAASNSEETRYVPEGPPIPVKPLEEEDAKPVEPESPPSIPQEEGEGEPASEEKEEHLDLEPELSDDGDNGILLVCLGGGEDEVVMAQMATLLKRQGHKVTAILYGSGPREEPFPKGMKIYEIPIDEEDPLYPNGVGVGVTPGEEAGVEWISGRVISSRVLACQHLSRSQWVDDVVRRSRLLVTPLFLHDLCALTLAHRMSVPVVGVLTSRVGAWWAWEQLGILPLLSTTSVPPTTMEDSSIWSRTMNIARHYGYLSAIRHQWQVPTLTGLDPSWSPPPLQNLYSSLARILVAWDPLVHSYTPPTPLLVPVGGFSFETGHMTKDVLVPALLNRAGVISVCPGGREAWLGPQALTELHAALQPTSYTVLWRSTFPYLKPNVTMAVSTNANFVFKEELPLNDVLSHPRHRLMISTCGESELMASVSFATPILCLPVTTDQTLAARQLESLGVAEVIPAAEITAAKVRESVTKIVSDRGYRERARKLGEEFHDQPVSAADRLLFSLERVLRKPYSRRYETRSSSLYLLQQSNADVYLFLLVLLTILMAVLIAAGIVLIPIIMKKQKTKAE; from the exons ATGATGAGGACTCTCTGGCATTCACTGCTTGTGCTTGgggttgctttctctctctttgcagatGCCCCTGGACATCTGGCGCAG CACATGATAGACCCGACAGATGAAGGGGGAGAAGAAATAACGACGGAAGAGGAACCGGCTGCCTCGAACTCTGAGGAAACTCGATACGTTCCCGAAGGACCTCCAATACCTGTCAAGCCCCTGGAAGAGGAGGATGCGAAACCTGTTGAGCCGGAGTCCCCACCGAGTATCCCTCAGGAGGAGGGTGAAGGGGAGCCAGCATCCGAGGAGAAAGAGGAACACCTCGACTTAGAACCGGAGTTGTCTGACGATGGGGACAACGGGATTTTATTGGTGTGCCTCGGCGGGGGAGAAGACGAGGTGGTCATGGCTCAGATGGCTACTCTTCTGAAGCGTCAGGGGCATAAAGTGACCGCCATACTGTACGGGTCAGGTCCCAGGGAGGAACCGTTCCCTAAGGGGATGAAG ATTTACGAAATCCCAATTGACGAAGAGGACCCCTTGTACCCAAACGGCGTGGGCGTTGGTGTCACGCCCGGGGAAGAGGCGGGCGTTGAATGGATAAGTGGACGTGTCATCTCCTCCAGGGTATTGGCCTGTCAACATCTGTCGAGATCCCAGTGGGTAGACGACGTCGTGAGACGGTCTCGCCTCCTGGTCACACCGCTCTTTCTCCACGACCTCTGCGCTCTCACCCTCGCCCACCGGATGAGCGTGCCCGTCGTAGGCGTTCTCACTTCTCGCGTCGGTGCCTGGTGGGCATGGGAGCAGCTTGGGATTTTACCTCTGCTCTCCACGACGTCTGTGCCACCCACTACCATGGAGGATAGTAGTATCTGGAGCAGGACCATGAATATTGCCAGGCATTACGG GTATTTGTCCGCCATTCGCCATCAGTGGCAGGTTCCTACCCTCACAGGTCTTGACCCATCCTGGTCGCCGCCGCCTCTCCAGAATCTGTATTCCAGTCTGGCTCGAATCCTCGTTGCTTGGGATCCCCTGGTTCACTCTTACACTCCTCCAACTCCCTTGCTGGTTCCCGTCggcggattttcttttgaaacGGGGCATATGACAAAG GATGTTTTGGTTCCAGCACTGTTGAACAGAGCCGGTGTCATCTCAGTGTGTCCGGGGGGTCGAGAGGCATGGCTTGGGCCACAGGCCCTTACAGAATTACATGCAGCCCTGCAGCCAACTTCTTACACTGTTCTGTGGAGGTCCACGTTCCCTTACCTCAAGCCTAATGTCACTATGGCCGTTAGTACAAATGCCAACTTCGTTTTCAAGGAAGAATTGCCCCTAAATGATGTACTTA GTCATCCGAGACATCGCCTCATGATCTCCACGTGTGGGGAGAGCGAGCTAATGGCTTCGGTATCTTTTGCAACCCCAATTTTGTGTCTTCCAGTCACCACCGATCAGACCTTGGCTGCCAGACAGCTTGAATCGCTTG GTGTTGCCGAGGTCATTCCAGCTGCTGAGATTACAGCGGCCAAAGTTAGGGAGAGTGTTACGAAAATTGTCTCGGACAGGGG ATACCGCGAAAGAGCTCGTAAGCTAGGAGAAGAATTCCATGACCAACCAGTGTCGGCGGCAGatcgtcttttgttttctctGGAGCGAGTCTTGAGAAAGCCATACTCACGCAG GTATGAGACGAGGAGCAGCAGTCTGTACCTCCTTCAGCAGAGCAATGCGGACGTGTACCTGTTCTTGCTCGTTCTGCTGACCATTCTCATGGCTGTGCTAATTGCTGCTGGAATCGTCCTCATTCCCATCATCatgaagaagcagaagacgaaaGCGGAGTAA
- the LOC136830749 gene encoding UDP-glucuronosyltransferase 3A1-like isoform X2 yields the protein MIDPTDEGGEEITTEEEPAASNSEETRYVPEGPPIPVKPLEEEDAKPVEPESPPSIPQEEGEGEPASEEKEEHLDLEPELSDDGDNGILLVCLGGGEDEVVMAQMATLLKRQGHKVTAILYGSGPREEPFPKGMKIYEIPIDEEDPLYPNGVGVGVTPGEEAGVEWISGRVISSRVLACQHLSRSQWVDDVVRRSRLLVTPLFLHDLCALTLAHRMSVPVVGVLTSRVGAWWAWEQLGILPLLSTTSVPPTTMEDSSIWSRTMNIARHYGYLSAIRHQWQVPTLTGLDPSWSPPPLQNLYSSLARILVAWDPLVHSYTPPTPLLVPVGGFSFETGHMTKDVLVPALLNRAGVISVCPGGREAWLGPQALTELHAALQPTSYTVLWRSTFPYLKPNVTMAVSTNANFVFKEELPLNDVLSHPRHRLMISTCGESELMASVSFATPILCLPVTTDQTLAARQLESLGVAEVIPAAEITAAKVRESVTKIVSDRGYRERARKLGEEFHDQPVSAADRLLFSLERVLRKPYSRRYETRSSSLYLLQQSNADVYLFLLVLLTILMAVLIAAGIVLIPIIMKKQKTKAE from the exons ATGATAGACCCGACAGATGAAGGGGGAGAAGAAATAACGACGGAAGAGGAACCGGCTGCCTCGAACTCTGAGGAAACTCGATACGTTCCCGAAGGACCTCCAATACCTGTCAAGCCCCTGGAAGAGGAGGATGCGAAACCTGTTGAGCCGGAGTCCCCACCGAGTATCCCTCAGGAGGAGGGTGAAGGGGAGCCAGCATCCGAGGAGAAAGAGGAACACCTCGACTTAGAACCGGAGTTGTCTGACGATGGGGACAACGGGATTTTATTGGTGTGCCTCGGCGGGGGAGAAGACGAGGTGGTCATGGCTCAGATGGCTACTCTTCTGAAGCGTCAGGGGCATAAAGTGACCGCCATACTGTACGGGTCAGGTCCCAGGGAGGAACCGTTCCCTAAGGGGATGAAG ATTTACGAAATCCCAATTGACGAAGAGGACCCCTTGTACCCAAACGGCGTGGGCGTTGGTGTCACGCCCGGGGAAGAGGCGGGCGTTGAATGGATAAGTGGACGTGTCATCTCCTCCAGGGTATTGGCCTGTCAACATCTGTCGAGATCCCAGTGGGTAGACGACGTCGTGAGACGGTCTCGCCTCCTGGTCACACCGCTCTTTCTCCACGACCTCTGCGCTCTCACCCTCGCCCACCGGATGAGCGTGCCCGTCGTAGGCGTTCTCACTTCTCGCGTCGGTGCCTGGTGGGCATGGGAGCAGCTTGGGATTTTACCTCTGCTCTCCACGACGTCTGTGCCACCCACTACCATGGAGGATAGTAGTATCTGGAGCAGGACCATGAATATTGCCAGGCATTACGG GTATTTGTCCGCCATTCGCCATCAGTGGCAGGTTCCTACCCTCACAGGTCTTGACCCATCCTGGTCGCCGCCGCCTCTCCAGAATCTGTATTCCAGTCTGGCTCGAATCCTCGTTGCTTGGGATCCCCTGGTTCACTCTTACACTCCTCCAACTCCCTTGCTGGTTCCCGTCggcggattttcttttgaaacGGGGCATATGACAAAG GATGTTTTGGTTCCAGCACTGTTGAACAGAGCCGGTGTCATCTCAGTGTGTCCGGGGGGTCGAGAGGCATGGCTTGGGCCACAGGCCCTTACAGAATTACATGCAGCCCTGCAGCCAACTTCTTACACTGTTCTGTGGAGGTCCACGTTCCCTTACCTCAAGCCTAATGTCACTATGGCCGTTAGTACAAATGCCAACTTCGTTTTCAAGGAAGAATTGCCCCTAAATGATGTACTTA GTCATCCGAGACATCGCCTCATGATCTCCACGTGTGGGGAGAGCGAGCTAATGGCTTCGGTATCTTTTGCAACCCCAATTTTGTGTCTTCCAGTCACCACCGATCAGACCTTGGCTGCCAGACAGCTTGAATCGCTTG GTGTTGCCGAGGTCATTCCAGCTGCTGAGATTACAGCGGCCAAAGTTAGGGAGAGTGTTACGAAAATTGTCTCGGACAGGGG ATACCGCGAAAGAGCTCGTAAGCTAGGAGAAGAATTCCATGACCAACCAGTGTCGGCGGCAGatcgtcttttgttttctctGGAGCGAGTCTTGAGAAAGCCATACTCACGCAG GTATGAGACGAGGAGCAGCAGTCTGTACCTCCTTCAGCAGAGCAATGCGGACGTGTACCTGTTCTTGCTCGTTCTGCTGACCATTCTCATGGCTGTGCTAATTGCTGCTGGAATCGTCCTCATTCCCATCATCatgaagaagcagaagacgaaaGCGGAGTAA